GTAAGATCTACACCATTCCTCAGTTCCTGCGTGAACGATACAATGGTGGTGTTGGTCTTGCCTTCTCTATTTTCTGGTTGTTCCTGTACGTATTTGTCAACCTTACTTCTGTATCCTGGCTTGGAGCTTTGGCTCTGGAAGAGATCTTAGGTCTTACTGGTATGTCAGTTTCAATTGTCGGTATTGACGTTTCTGTAAGAATGCTGATTGTACTGATTCTCTTCGTTATTGCCGGTGTATATTCAATTTATGGAGGTCTGGCTTCAGTTGCATGGACTGATGTACTTCAGGTATTCTTCCTTGTAGGAGGTGGTCTTGTTACTGCTTTCTTTGCCCTTGACTTCGTATCAGGAAGCGACGGTGGCGTAGGAAGAGGCTTTATGGTTCTCTACGACACACTCAAGGAACTTCCGGCTGACAGCCACTTCAACCTTGTTGTTGACCGTTCAGTTAGTCCTGATTCATATATGGACCTGCCAGGTCTTGCAGTACTTGTTGGTGGTATGTGGCTTACCAATCTTGGTTACTGGGGCTTCAACCAGTATATTATCCAGAAGGGTCTTGCAGCCAAGAGCATCAATGAAGCTAAGAAAGGTCTTGTCTTTGCAGCCTTCCTAAAGATTCTGATTCCATTTGTAGTTGTTATCCCAGGTATCTGTGCTTATGTTATTATCAATCATCCACAGGCCATCCCTGGTTTGATGGAAGGTAACCTGCACCTACCGGATTCATCAAGCTTTATAGCTGACCAGGCATATCCATGGCTGATACGTAACTTTACTCCGGTTGGTATCAAGGGACTTACCTTTGCTGCACTTCTTGCTGCAATTGTATCATCTCTTGCTTCTATGTTTAACTCAACTGCTACTATCTTCACAATGGATATTTACAAGCAGCACATTAATAAGGATGCTGCTGATAAGAAGCTGGTACACATTGGTCGTTGGGTAGCATTTATCTCACTGGTTATTGCACTTATAGCAGTAAGACCTCTGCTTGGTGGTCTCGACCAGGCTTTCCAATACATCCAGGAATACTCAGGATTTATTTATCCTGGTATCCTTGTAGTATTTGGTTTGGGTCTGTTGTGGAAGAGGGCATCCGGAAGTGCTGCTGTATGGACTTCTATAGCAACAATTCCTGCAGGTGTATTCTTCAAAGTCGCTTTCCCCGACATGCCGTTCCAGTTCCGTATGGGCTTTGTATTCTTGGTACTGCTGGGTATGTTTATTGCTCTGACCTATACTGACAAGAAGGCTCGTGCAACTGCTCTTCCTTCTGAAAAGGATATTAAGGTTATGCTGAAATGGTCAAATATTGCAGCCATTGTAGGTGTAATTACCCTGATAGCTTCTTTTGTTGTTCTGTTTGGCGGTGATTCAACACCTACATTCGAATACCTGAACAACCTAGGATTCCCAAGTGCATTCCTTTGCTTCACAGGATTTATGATCTATATAGCTGTATTCCTGAGATCTAATGCCAAGGACACTGTTGAAGATCCTAAGAGAGTTGCTGTTGACCTTAACCTGTTCAGAACTGATATCGGATTTGGACTTGGTTCACTGGGTATTATTGCGATACTTGCATTCCTTTATACCATATTCTGGTAATAGGATTGGCATAAGTGCCTGATTTAACGAAAGCACGGCTTTGAGGGGTTTGTTACTGCTTCCTTAGGTCGTGCTTTTGCTTACTAAAATTCATAATTGTAAAATTTACAGCCATGCTTGAGGAGTTAAAAGAGAAGGTATTTAAAGCGAATCTGGATCTTGTAAAACATGGACTTGTTTTATTTACCTGGGGAAATGTAAGCGGAATTGACCGCAGCAAGGGACTTATAGTAATCAAACCCAGTGGGGTTGATTACGATGTGATGAAAGCTGAGGACATGGTCGTTGTGGATCTTGACGGTAAGGTCGTCGAGGGTACCCTTCGTCCCTCATCAGATACTCCCACACATATCGAACTATATAAAGCTTTTCCCGAAGTGGGAGGTATAGTTCACACTCATTCCACATACGCAACAGCCTGGGCTCAGGCCGGAAAGGATATTCCTGTTATCGGTACAACACATGCCGACTATTTTTCACAGGACATACCCTGCACTCCCGATATGCCTGAGGAATGGGTAATGGGGGAATATGAAAAGACTACAGGAACTGCAATAATCGAGAGGTTCAAAGGTATCAAACCGCTTGAAGTTCCCGGTGTTCTTGTCAAGAACCACGGTCCTTTCTCCTGGGGTAAGACCCCGTATGATGCGGTATATAATGCCGTTGTGATGGAGGAAGTTGCTAGAATGGCCCAGCTGGCGTTTTCAATCAATCCCAAGTTGACCATGAATAAGGCTCTGGTTACTAAGCATTATGAACGCAAGCACGGCAAGAATGCCTATTACGGACAGAAATAAAAAGTAAGATATGTCAGATAAGAAATATGTACTAGGATTGGATTATGGTTCTGACTCTGCCAGAGCCGTATTGGTTGATGCTGCAACGGGAGATGAGATAGCAACTTCCGTAAAGCACTATCCACGCTGGATCGAAGGTAAGTATTGTGATCCTGCAAGGGATCAGTACCGCCAACATCCCCTCGACTATATAGAGGTGATGGAATATATCGTTAAGGACACGCTTAAGAAGGCAGGTCCAGGCTTTGCTGAAAAGGTAGTGGGTATCTCTTTCGATACAACCGGAAGTACTCCGGTGTTCGTCAACGAGGAAGGTACTCCTCTGGCACTGCTGCCTGAGTTTGCCGAGAATCCCAATGCTATGTTCGTTCTCTGGAAGGATCACACAGCCGTTAAGGAGGCTGCAGAGATTAACGAACTTGCACGTAAGTGGAAGATTGATTATACAAAATATGAGGGTGGCATATATTCATCAGAGTGGGTTTGGGCCAAGGTACTTCATGTACTGCGTAGCGACGAGAAAGTTCGCAAGGCCGCCTATTCATGGATTGAACACTGTGACTGGATGCCTGCTCTTATCACAGGAAGGGTTAAACCAGGTGAAGTAATACGCAGCCGTTGCTCAGCCGGTCACAAGGCTATGTGGCATGAAAGCTGGGGTGGTTTGCCTGAAGAAGAATTTCTGACAGCTCTCGATCCTCTTCTTGCAGGATATCGTGATCGTCTGTATAAGGACACCTATACCGCTGATGTAAGGGTTGGCAACCTTACACCCGAATGGGCTGAAAGACTTGGCCTTACTACCAGGGTTGCCGTTGGTGTTGGAGCCTTTGACTGTCACATGGGTGCCGTTGGTGGAGGAGTTACTCCCAACGTGCTTGCACGTGCCATCGGTACATCCACCTGTGACATTATGATCGCTCCTTATGATCAGATAGGTGACAAGCTGATTGCTGGTATTTGCGGTCAGGTTGACGGTTCGGTAATCCCCGGCTACGTCGGACTTGAAGCTGGTCAGTCAGGTTTCGGTGATATCTATGCATGGTTTAAGAGAGTTATCTCATGGCCTCTTGAAAACATCCTTGCTGATACCACAATTGTTGATGCTGAGACAAGAGCTAAGTTGATTGAGGAAACCGAGGATAAGATAATCCCGAAACTATCTGAAGCTGCAATGAAAATTCCTGTTGAGGAGTCAACAGTAATAGCAGTAGACTGGATGAACGGACGTCGTACACCTGATGCAAGCCAGGAAGTTACCGGTTCTATAGCCGGCCTGAAGCTTGGCAGTGATGCACCCCGCATCTTCCGTGCATTGGTTGAAGCGACTGCATTCGGATCCAAGGCCA
The genomic region above belongs to Xiashengella succiniciproducens and contains:
- a CDS encoding sodium:solute symporter family transporter, with product MNISGFATIDYVIVAFYIVVLIFLGLFLSRTKKGQEKTANDYFLAGNTLTWWAVGASLIAANISAEQFIGMSGSGYRIGLSIAAYELMAAAALIIVAKFLLPIMIDRKIYTIPQFLRERYNGGVGLAFSIFWLFLYVFVNLTSVSWLGALALEEILGLTGMSVSIVGIDVSVRMLIVLILFVIAGVYSIYGGLASVAWTDVLQVFFLVGGGLVTAFFALDFVSGSDGGVGRGFMVLYDTLKELPADSHFNLVVDRSVSPDSYMDLPGLAVLVGGMWLTNLGYWGFNQYIIQKGLAAKSINEAKKGLVFAAFLKILIPFVVVIPGICAYVIINHPQAIPGLMEGNLHLPDSSSFIADQAYPWLIRNFTPVGIKGLTFAALLAAIVSSLASMFNSTATIFTMDIYKQHINKDAADKKLVHIGRWVAFISLVIALIAVRPLLGGLDQAFQYIQEYSGFIYPGILVVFGLGLLWKRASGSAAVWTSIATIPAGVFFKVAFPDMPFQFRMGFVFLVLLGMFIALTYTDKKARATALPSEKDIKVMLKWSNIAAIVGVITLIASFVVLFGGDSTPTFEYLNNLGFPSAFLCFTGFMIYIAVFLRSNAKDTVEDPKRVAVDLNLFRTDIGFGLGSLGIIAILAFLYTIFW
- a CDS encoding L-ribulose-5-phosphate 4-epimerase, yielding MLEELKEKVFKANLDLVKHGLVLFTWGNVSGIDRSKGLIVIKPSGVDYDVMKAEDMVVVDLDGKVVEGTLRPSSDTPTHIELYKAFPEVGGIVHTHSTYATAWAQAGKDIPVIGTTHADYFSQDIPCTPDMPEEWVMGEYEKTTGTAIIERFKGIKPLEVPGVLVKNHGPFSWGKTPYDAVYNAVVMEEVARMAQLAFSINPKLTMNKALVTKHYERKHGKNAYYGQK
- a CDS encoding ribulokinase, with the protein product MSDKKYVLGLDYGSDSARAVLVDAATGDEIATSVKHYPRWIEGKYCDPARDQYRQHPLDYIEVMEYIVKDTLKKAGPGFAEKVVGISFDTTGSTPVFVNEEGTPLALLPEFAENPNAMFVLWKDHTAVKEAAEINELARKWKIDYTKYEGGIYSSEWVWAKVLHVLRSDEKVRKAAYSWIEHCDWMPALITGRVKPGEVIRSRCSAGHKAMWHESWGGLPEEEFLTALDPLLAGYRDRLYKDTYTADVRVGNLTPEWAERLGLTTRVAVGVGAFDCHMGAVGGGVTPNVLARAIGTSTCDIMIAPYDQIGDKLIAGICGQVDGSVIPGYVGLEAGQSGFGDIYAWFKRVISWPLENILADTTIVDAETRAKLIEETEDKIIPKLSEAAMKIPVEESTVIAVDWMNGRRTPDASQEVTGSIAGLKLGSDAPRIFRALVEATAFGSKAIVDRFAREGVRIDGVIGLGGVAKKSPFVMQTLADVLNMPIKVARTVETCAVGAAMFATVAAGVHSNVEEAQKAMAKGFEKEYTPNPANVKAYAEIYEKYVKLGAFTEREKI